A stretch of the Rhinoderma darwinii isolate aRhiDar2 chromosome 3, aRhiDar2.hap1, whole genome shotgun sequence genome encodes the following:
- the LOC142748466 gene encoding olfactory receptor 11H6-like, with the protein QENNLTVVTEFFLLAFQVSQDLQILLYCLLLVIYCGTICGNLLIITLVSISKNLHTPMYFFISQLSISDILLTSDIVPYMLHIILSNGGTVTFINCLTQFYFFGSSESFECLLLTVMSYDRYVAICNPLRYTSIMTRGHCVILVAISWLFGFVIILIYIVTISELSFCGPNIIDHFFCDLVPLLELACSDTSIIQLEVYLQSIPIVIIPTTIIVFSYTYIVLAILRIPSSTGRQKAFSTCSSHLIVVSIFYWTMFSVYVVPTKGQTATMSKILSLLYTVFTPFINPIIYSLRNKDIRKAVKQILHMRVIW; encoded by the coding sequence TTTCCTCTTAGCTTTTCAAGTCAGTCAAGATTTACAAATTTTACTTTACTGTCTTCTCCTTGTGATTTACTGTGGGACAATATGTGGGAACCTCCTGATCATCACTCTGGTGTCCATCAGCAAGAACCTCCACACCCCAATGTACTTCTTTATCTCACAACTGTCCATCAGTGACATCTTGTTGACCTCAGATATTGTCCCCTACATGCTCCATATTATACTGAGTAATGGGGGGACCGTTACTTTTATTAACTGTTTGactcagttttatttttttggttccTCAGAATCATTTGAatgtcttctcctcacagtgatgtcttatgacagatatgtggccatctgTAACCCCCTCCGTTACACATCTATCATGACAAGGGGACATTGTGTGATATTGGTTGCCATCTCTTGGTTGTTTGGATTTGTCATTATTTTGATTTACATCGTAACAATATCAGAGCTAAGTTTCTGTGGACCAAATATCATTGACCATTTCTTCTGTGATCTTGTTCCTTTATTAGAACTCGCCTGTTCCGATACCTCCATTATTCAGCTGGAAGTTTATTTACAGAGCATTCCCATTGTAATAATTCCAACCACAATCATTGTATTTTCTTATACTTATATTGTTTTAGCTATCCTAAGGATTCCGTCCAGTACCGGTAGacagaaagccttctccacctgtagctcccacctcatTGTGGTCTCCATATTTTACTGGACTATGTTCAGTGTTTATGTTGTCCCAACAAAAGGACAAACAGCCACTATGAGTAAGATCCTATCCCTGCTCTACACCGTGTTTACTCCTTTCATAAACCCCATTATATATAGTCTACGGAATAAAGACATTAGGAAAGCTGTAAAGCAAATACTTCATATGCGTGTGATCTGGTAA